One Gadus morhua chromosome 23, gadMor3.0, whole genome shotgun sequence DNA segment encodes these proteins:
- the phex gene encoding phosphate-regulating neutral endopeptidase PHEX, with protein MVHTTMESEPLDSRNVQLLKSNGRLLKAALAVSVCLCCVLLLALILVAQKSEDQEFCLTKECIEAAGSILRKMDRSVDPCEDFYSFGCGGWLREHPIPETSNSFGIYSWLRQHVNNRLKDLLKAPSSPGELEAVTKAKVLYRSCIDETKLEQLDSRPLLKTLRQPEFRWPVVGEGLLGDWQWLPGQWDLQKTLSAIRAQHSKNILIRLSVAPDDKNSTHHILKLDQELLTLPSIEDYTSNTTSAKAYRAALLSLMVDIAVMLGAPQKAARVQMEEVLAFEIKLAKMLIPFEERTSENMYNKYTLSRLQRLIPKFDWLAYVRAVVESAGDPSLSISPSEPVIVRAPQYFKDLFKLINTTDPRTVANYVQWRSVLSQTTALSRRFLYRYLDYARVTTGTTSLMSQVDKCVGYIRNLLLLPTGRLFIDTHFQEDKKQMMEELVEGVRWAFVDMLEKENSWMDEPTKKRAVEKADAVLAKVGYPEFYLNDTYVNEDLKHLSFSETDYYGNIMQVFGHSAMDYIRRLRKSVQRTEWYTSPTTVNAFYSSSTNQIRFPAGELQKPFFWGNEYPRSLSYGAIGVIVGHELTHGFDNNGRKYDKNGNLDHWWSNASIKAFNEKSQCIVNQYNDYHLEEADHNVLGKRTLGENIADNGGIREAFRAYRRWLDQNRGGKEEPLLPGVGMTNNQLFFLSYTHVRCYAYRPEKARELIQTGAHSPAKYRVIGSMSNFEEFRKAFNCPVTSPMNRGAESCRVW; from the exons aTGGTACATACAACCATGGAGTCGGAGCCGTTAGACAGCCGAAATGTTCAACTGCTCAAAAGCAACGGCCGTCTGCTGAAGGCTGCGCTggccgtgagtgtgtgtctgtgctgcgtCCTGCTGCTCGCACTCATACTGg TGGCTCAAAAAAGTGAGGATCAGGAGTTCTGTCTGACAAAGGAATGCATTGAGGCAG cgggCTCCATCCTGAGGAAGATGGACCGCTCGGTGGACCCGTGTGAGGACTTCTACTCGTTTGGCTGCGGGGGCTGGCTGAGGGAGCACCCCATCCCAGAGACCTCCAACTCCTTCGGGATCTACTCCTGGCTGCGGCAGCACGTCAACAACAGACTCAaag ATCTGCTGAAAGCGCCGTCCAGCCCCGGTGAGCTGGAGGCGGTGACCAAGGCGAAGGTGCTCTACCGCTCCTGCATTGACGAga cgaAACTAGAGCAGTTGGACTCCCGGCCCCTACTAAAGACGCTCCGACAGCCAGAGTTCCGCTGgccggtggtgggggaggggctgttGGGGGACTGGCAGTGGTTGCCGGGGCAATGGGACCTTCAGAAGACGCTGTCCGCCATCAGGGCCCAGCACAGCAAGAACATCCTGATTCGCCTGTCCGTCGCCCCCGATGACAAGAACTCCACTCATCATATCCTCAAG cTGGACCAGGAGCTCCTGACCCTGCCCTCCATAGAGGActacacctccaacaccacctccgCCAAGGCT tACCGGGCAGCCCTGCTCTCTCTCATGGTGGACATTGCTGTGATGCTGGGCGCGCCGCAGAAAGCAGCTCGGGTCCAGATGGAGGAAGTTCTGGCCTTTGAAATTAAACTGGCTAAG ATGCTGATTCCGTTTGAGGAGAGAACCAGTGAGAACATGTACAACAAATACACTCTGTCACGCCTACAGCGGCTTATACCAAAG TTTGACTGGCTGGCCTACGTCCGGGCTGTGGTGGAGTCCGCCGGTGACccgtccctctccatctccccctccgaGCCCGTCATCGTGAGAGCGCCGCAGTACTTTAAAGACCTCTTCAAACTCATCAACACAACCGACccaag gacagTGGCTAACTATGTTCAGTGGAGATCTGTGTTGTCCCAGACAACCGCCCTGAGCCGGCGCTTCCTCTACCGGTACCTGGACTACGCCCGG gTTACCACGGGGACCACCTCGCTGATGTCACAGGTGGACAAGTGTGTCGGTTACATCAGGAACCTACTGCTCCTACCGACCGGACGCCTCTTCATCGACACACACTTCCAAGAGGACAAGAaacaaatg atggaggagctggtggagggggTGCGCTGGGCTTTTGTCGacatgctggagaaggagaactCCTGGATGGACGAGCCGACCAAGAAGAGAGCCGTGGAAAAG GCTGATGCAGTCCTGGCTAAGGTGGGCTACCCCGAGTTCTACCTGAACGACACCTACGTCAACGAAGACCTGAAACAT ctgTCCTTCAGTGAGACTGACTACTACGGGAACATCATGCAGGTGTTTGGCCACAGCGCGATGGACTACATCCGGAGGCTCAGGAAGAGCGTTCAGCGCACCGA GTGGTACACAAGCCCAACAACGGTAAACGCCTTCTACAGCTCATCCACCAATCAAATCA GGTTCCCGGCGGGGGAGCTTCAGAAGCCCTTCTTCTGGGGGAACGAGTACCCAAG GTCTTTAAGTTACGGGGCCATCGGGGTGATAGTCGGACACGAGTTAACCCACGGCTTCGACAACAATG GACGCAAGTACGACAAGAACGGCAACCTGGACCATTGGTGGAGCAACGCGTCCATCAAGGCCTTCAACGAGAAGTCCCAGTGCATCGTCAACCAATACAACGACTACCACTTGGAGGAGGCGGACCATAAC GTGCTGGGAAAGAGGACCCTGGGTGAGAACATAGCGGACAACGGTGGAATACGGGAGGCCTTTAgg gcctACCGGAGGTGGCTTGACCAGAACAGAGGTGGGAAGGAGGAGCCTCTCCTACCGGGAGTGGGAATGACCAACAACCAGCTGTTCTTCCTCAGCTACACacac GTGCGGTGTTACGCCTATAGACCAGAAAAAGCCAGAGAACTGATTCAGACTGGAGCCCACAGCCCTGCAaaatacag GGTCATCGGCTCCATGAGCAACTTTGAGGAGTTCCGCAAAGCCTTCAACTGTCCCGTCACGTCCCCCATGAACCGCGGTGCAGAGTCCTGTCGggtttggtaa